In one Corallococcus sp. EGB genomic region, the following are encoded:
- a CDS encoding alpha-1,4-glucan--maltose-1-phosphate maltosyltransferase → MTERLGSVFIENVQPELDAGRYAIKRVAGESLTVRADIFKEGHDVLVAVARWRQVTPASQKTDWAEVPLTFKNNDAWEGSIPLARNGRYEYTIEAWPDLFRTWAHELKRKVDAGRDVKSELLEGAALLEGAAARARGRSAEDHRMLAEAGARLRTPPTPDHLLVALSPELADAASRHPDRSLARAYDKVLEVFVDREKARNAAWYEFFPRSARRDGKTHGTFKDAQAWLPYIQRLGFDTVYLPPIHPIGRTARKGKNNSLRAEAGDVGSPWAIGAAEGGHKAVHPELGTLQDFRAFVDAAKAHGIEVALDLAFQCSPDHPYVKEHPEWFQHRPDGTIKTAENPPKRYEDIVNFDWMGPARDSLWKELKSVVLHWVDNGVRTFRVDNPHTKPIQFWHWLIREVQDQHPDVLFLSEAFTRPKVMKALAKVGFTQSYTYFTWRLFKQELQDYLEEITSPPVADYFRGNLWPNTPDILPENLQNAGPGAFRLRVALAATLSSVWGMYSGYELCEGRPVPGKEEYLDSEKYQLVAWDWDRPGNISEWIAKLNAVRKAHPALQQYQGLRFFDSDNDRVLFYGKRSPDGLSTVLVAVSLDPYTPQEALLRVPMEWLGVNAEETYQVHELMADQRSLWQGPDVQVRLTPEQPAAIWAVYRYRRTEHAFDYFE, encoded by the coding sequence ACGCGTCGCCGGTGAGAGCCTCACCGTCCGGGCGGATATCTTCAAGGAGGGCCATGACGTGCTCGTGGCCGTCGCCCGCTGGCGCCAGGTCACCCCCGCCTCCCAGAAGACGGACTGGGCGGAGGTCCCCCTCACCTTCAAGAACAACGACGCGTGGGAAGGCTCCATCCCGCTCGCGCGCAACGGCCGCTACGAATACACGATTGAAGCCTGGCCGGACCTCTTCCGCACCTGGGCCCATGAGCTCAAGCGCAAGGTGGACGCCGGCCGCGACGTGAAGAGCGAGCTGTTGGAAGGCGCCGCGCTGTTGGAGGGCGCCGCCGCGCGCGCCAGGGGCAGGTCCGCGGAGGACCACCGGATGCTCGCCGAGGCCGGAGCCCGCCTGCGCACGCCGCCCACGCCGGACCACCTGCTGGTCGCGCTGTCCCCCGAGCTGGCGGACGCCGCGTCACGGCACCCGGACCGCTCGCTCGCTCGCGCGTACGACAAGGTGCTGGAGGTGTTCGTGGACCGGGAGAAGGCGCGCAACGCCGCCTGGTACGAATTCTTCCCGCGCTCCGCCAGGCGGGATGGCAAGACGCATGGCACCTTCAAGGACGCGCAAGCCTGGCTGCCGTACATCCAGAGGCTCGGCTTCGACACCGTCTACCTCCCGCCCATCCACCCCATTGGCCGCACCGCTCGCAAGGGCAAGAACAACAGCCTTCGCGCGGAAGCAGGGGACGTGGGCAGCCCGTGGGCCATTGGCGCCGCGGAGGGCGGACACAAGGCCGTGCACCCGGAGCTGGGCACGCTGCAGGACTTCCGCGCGTTCGTGGACGCGGCGAAGGCCCACGGCATTGAAGTGGCGCTCGACCTGGCCTTCCAGTGCTCGCCGGACCACCCGTACGTGAAGGAGCATCCGGAGTGGTTCCAGCACCGTCCGGACGGCACCATCAAGACGGCGGAGAACCCGCCCAAGCGCTACGAGGACATCGTCAACTTCGACTGGATGGGGCCCGCGCGCGACTCGCTCTGGAAGGAGCTCAAGTCCGTCGTCCTGCACTGGGTGGACAACGGCGTGCGGACCTTCCGCGTGGACAACCCGCACACCAAGCCCATCCAGTTCTGGCACTGGCTCATCCGCGAGGTGCAGGACCAGCACCCGGACGTCCTCTTCCTGTCGGAGGCCTTCACGCGCCCGAAGGTGATGAAAGCCCTGGCCAAGGTCGGCTTCACCCAGTCGTACACGTACTTCACGTGGCGCCTCTTCAAGCAGGAGTTGCAGGACTACCTGGAGGAGATCACCTCCCCGCCCGTGGCGGACTACTTCCGCGGCAACCTCTGGCCCAACACGCCGGACATCCTCCCGGAGAACCTCCAGAACGCGGGCCCCGGCGCCTTCCGCCTGCGCGTGGCGCTGGCCGCGACGCTGTCGTCCGTGTGGGGCATGTACTCGGGCTACGAGCTGTGCGAGGGCCGGCCGGTGCCGGGCAAGGAGGAGTACCTGGACTCGGAGAAGTACCAGCTCGTGGCCTGGGACTGGGACCGGCCGGGCAACATCTCCGAGTGGATCGCGAAGCTCAACGCCGTCCGCAAGGCGCACCCCGCGCTCCAGCAGTATCAGGGCCTGCGCTTCTTCGACTCCGACAACGACCGCGTCCTCTTCTACGGCAAGCGCTCGCCGGATGGCCTCAGCACGGTGCTGGTGGCGGTGAGCCTGGATCCGTACACGCCGCAGGAGGCGCTGCTGCGCGTGCCCATGGAGTGGCTGGGCGTCAACGCGGAGGAGACCTATCAGGTGCACGAGCTGATGGCTGATCAGCGCTCGCTCTGGCAGGGCCCGGACGTGCAGGTGCGCCTGACGCCCGAACAGCCCGCGGCCATCTGGGCCGTGTACCGCTACCGCCGCACCGAACACGCGTTCGACTACTTCGAGTGA
- the treS gene encoding maltose alpha-D-glucosyltransferase encodes MDQDPLWYKKALIYELHIRAFHDSNGDGHGDIPGLIEKLPYLQDLGVDCLWLLPHYPSPLRDDGYDIADYYGIHPDYGTLADFQRLVEEAHKRGLRILIELVVNHTSDQHPWFQEARRDPKSPKRNWYVWSDTDETYKGARIIFTDTERSNWTWDPVAKQYFWHRFFSHQPDLNYDNPEVQEAMLDVMRFWLNMGVDGFRCDAVPYLFEREGTNCENLPETHAFLKRLRKTIDSEYQGKVLLAEANQWPADVRVYFGEGDEFHMGFHFPVMPRLFMAVRREDRTPIVEIMQQTPDIPDNCQWAIFLRNHDELTLEMVTDEDRDYMYREYATDPRMRINLGIRRRLAPLMDNGRRRIELMHSLLFTLPGTPVLYYGDEIGMGDNIYLGDRNGVRTPMQWTGDRNAGFSRADYARLFAPVIADPVYGYQSINVEAQERQKSSLLQWVKRMIGIRQRYPVFAMGSLRFLTTENRKVLAFVREWDGQTVLVVCNLSRFAQPGVLDLREFSGSIPVELIGETPFPRISDLPYQLSMGPYMFLWFRLDKPLQAKE; translated from the coding sequence ATGGACCAGGATCCGCTTTGGTACAAAAAAGCGCTCATCTACGAGCTGCACATCCGCGCATTCCATGACTCCAACGGAGACGGCCACGGGGACATCCCGGGCCTGATCGAGAAGCTGCCGTACCTCCAGGACCTGGGCGTGGACTGCCTGTGGCTCCTGCCGCACTACCCGTCCCCGCTGCGCGACGACGGCTACGACATCGCGGACTACTACGGCATCCATCCGGACTACGGCACGCTCGCGGACTTCCAGCGCCTGGTGGAAGAGGCGCACAAGCGCGGCTTGCGAATCCTCATCGAGCTGGTGGTCAACCACACCAGCGACCAGCACCCCTGGTTCCAGGAGGCCCGGCGCGACCCGAAGAGCCCCAAGCGCAACTGGTACGTCTGGAGCGACACCGACGAGACCTACAAGGGCGCGCGCATCATCTTCACCGACACGGAGCGCTCCAACTGGACGTGGGATCCGGTGGCCAAGCAGTACTTCTGGCACCGCTTCTTCAGCCACCAGCCGGACCTCAACTACGACAACCCCGAAGTGCAGGAGGCCATGCTGGACGTCATGCGCTTCTGGCTCAACATGGGCGTGGACGGGTTCCGCTGCGACGCCGTGCCCTACCTCTTCGAGCGCGAGGGCACCAACTGCGAGAACCTCCCGGAGACGCACGCGTTCCTGAAGCGCCTGCGCAAGACCATCGACTCCGAATACCAGGGCAAGGTGCTGCTCGCGGAAGCCAACCAGTGGCCCGCCGACGTGCGCGTGTACTTCGGCGAGGGCGATGAGTTCCACATGGGCTTCCACTTCCCGGTGATGCCCCGCCTCTTCATGGCGGTGCGCCGCGAGGACCGCACGCCCATCGTGGAAATCATGCAGCAGACGCCGGACATCCCGGACAACTGCCAGTGGGCCATCTTCCTGCGCAACCACGACGAGCTGACGCTGGAGATGGTGACGGACGAGGACCGGGACTACATGTACCGGGAGTACGCCACCGACCCGCGCATGCGCATCAACCTGGGCATCCGCCGCCGGCTGGCGCCGCTGATGGACAACGGCCGGCGCCGCATCGAGCTGATGCACAGCCTGCTGTTCACCCTGCCCGGCACGCCGGTCCTCTACTACGGGGACGAAATAGGCATGGGCGACAACATCTACCTGGGCGACCGCAACGGCGTGCGCACGCCCATGCAGTGGACCGGCGACCGCAACGCGGGCTTCAGCCGCGCGGACTATGCGCGCCTCTTCGCGCCCGTCATCGCGGACCCCGTCTACGGCTACCAGTCCATCAACGTGGAGGCGCAGGAGCGCCAGAAGTCGAGCCTCCTGCAGTGGGTGAAGCGGATGATTGGCATCCGCCAGCGCTACCCCGTCTTCGCCATGGGCAGCCTGCGCTTCCTCACCACGGAGAACCGCAAGGTGCTGGCCTTCGTGCGCGAGTGGGACGGCCAGACGGTGCTCGTCGTCTGCAACCTGTCGCGCTTCGCGCAGCCGGGCGTGCTGGACCTGCGCGAGTTCAGTGGGAGCATCCCGGTGGAGTTGATTGGAGAGACGCCGTTCCCCCGCATCAGCGACCTGCCCTATCAGCTGTCGATGGGGCCCTACATGTTCCTGTGGTTCCGCTTGGACAAGCCGCTGCAGGCGAAGGAGTAA
- a CDS encoding phosphotransferase — MTPLDLTKLPDFLKTQRWFAGKAWPIKSVSVVDHVTLELGVCAFTLAIIEVVYELGNPERYQIMARQTPEGLVSALEDDDCVRALFNLAREGKQVASGSGRVVGEWIASTDSGVALPDPLTVRRLNVEQSNTSLVLGERVIVKVIRKLEAGVNPEYEVGRFLATKTNFRATPQLVGALNLEGPAGATLALAHRFVPAAVDGWKYALERLRQEKALGDGFLADMRELGTRLGDLHKAFASAGPDDLAFSPEPLLQEDLQRWSASIVGELGVTLADAGRVHADLDVRRDSLIAYAKRLAQVAPSGQKIRIHGDLHLGQVLRSDGQWLFFDFEGEPSRSFTARREKYSALRDVAGMIRSFDYAEATVALEGGQPRGRVGPTRDAFLEGYRQATRGAPFLPDSDEAFDVMLRAFELEKLLYEVRYELANRPDWVRIPVEALLRMEDAQ; from the coding sequence GTGACGCCCCTGGACCTGACCAAGCTGCCCGACTTCCTCAAGACCCAGCGCTGGTTCGCTGGCAAGGCCTGGCCCATCAAGAGCGTCAGCGTGGTGGACCACGTGACCCTGGAGCTGGGCGTGTGCGCCTTCACCCTGGCCATCATCGAGGTCGTCTACGAGCTGGGAAATCCGGAGCGCTACCAGATCATGGCCCGGCAGACGCCGGAGGGACTGGTCAGCGCGCTGGAAGACGATGACTGCGTGCGCGCCCTCTTCAACCTCGCGCGCGAGGGGAAGCAGGTGGCCTCCGGCTCCGGCCGCGTGGTGGGGGAGTGGATCGCCTCCACGGACAGCGGCGTGGCCCTGCCGGATCCGCTCACCGTGCGCCGGCTCAACGTGGAGCAGAGCAACACCTCGCTGGTGCTGGGCGAGCGGGTCATCGTCAAGGTCATCCGCAAGCTGGAGGCCGGGGTGAACCCCGAATACGAGGTGGGCCGCTTCCTCGCCACGAAGACGAACTTCCGCGCGACGCCGCAGCTGGTGGGCGCGCTGAACCTGGAGGGCCCTGCGGGCGCGACGCTCGCGCTGGCGCACCGCTTCGTGCCGGCCGCCGTGGACGGCTGGAAGTACGCGCTGGAGCGGCTGCGCCAGGAGAAGGCGCTGGGCGATGGCTTCCTCGCGGACATGCGAGAGCTGGGCACGCGCCTGGGAGACCTGCACAAGGCCTTCGCCTCCGCGGGGCCGGACGACCTGGCGTTCTCCCCGGAGCCGCTGCTCCAGGAGGACCTGCAGCGCTGGAGCGCGTCCATCGTGGGCGAGCTGGGCGTGACGCTCGCGGACGCCGGGCGGGTGCACGCGGACCTGGACGTCCGCCGCGACAGCCTCATCGCGTACGCGAAGCGGCTGGCGCAGGTGGCCCCGTCCGGGCAGAAGATCCGCATCCACGGCGACCTGCACCTGGGCCAGGTGCTTCGCTCGGACGGCCAGTGGCTGTTCTTCGACTTCGAGGGCGAGCCGTCCCGTTCCTTCACCGCGCGCCGGGAGAAGTACAGCGCGCTCCGCGACGTGGCGGGGATGATCCGCTCGTTCGACTACGCGGAGGCCACCGTGGCGCTGGAGGGCGGCCAGCCGCGCGGGCGCGTGGGCCCCACCCGCGACGCGTTCCTGGAGGGCTACCGCCAGGCGACGCGGGGCGCGCCCTTCCTGCCCGACAGCGATGAAGCCTTTGACGTGATGTTGCGCGCCTTCGAACTGGAGAAGCTGTTGTACGAAGTGCGCTACGAACTCGCCAACCGGCCGGACTGGGTGCGCATCCCCGTCGAGGCCCTGTTGCGCATGGAGGATGCCCAGTGA
- the glgB gene encoding 1,4-alpha-glucan branching protein GlgB: MRKPVDRAQVDAELQRVVELRHPEPHSVLGVHPDGDAVVVRAYRPDAVAIHVLPEFGGKVPMQHRTGGVFEARINGRTEPFSYLLEVEYPGKKVFTLRDPYSFLPTIGEMDLYFAGEGRHERLWERMGAHLIHHNGVKGTSFAVWAPTARGVSVVGDFNGWDGRLHAMRRMGSSGIWELFIPEVGEGTRYKFEIRPGHGGGPLLKSDPFAFRTETPPATASVVHDLRRYNWGDDAWLEGRDRRGEAAQQPWSVYEVHLGSWRRVVEDGDRPMTYRELAPELSRYVKELGFTHVEFLPVAEHPYGGSWGYQVGGYYAPTSRFGHPDDFRYLVDYLHQEGIGVIVDWVPGHFPRDSHALGQFDGTALYEHADPRQGSQPDWGTLVFNFGRNEVRNFLIANALFWLEEYHIDGLRVDAVASMLYLDYSRKQGEWIPNRWGGRENEEAIQFLRELNETIRRKHPGVVVIAEESTAWPKVSQPVSEGGLGFTFKWNMGWMHDTLSYFSKDAVYRQYHHNQLTFGLLYAFSENFMLPLSHDEVVHGKGSLYGRMPGDAWQKRANLRALFAWMWAHPGKKLLFMGGEFGQPAEWNHDKSLDWHLLHDPGHKGIQKLVGDLNRVYRDLPALYDCDSEPRGFQWLQPDASAANVLAFVRRSRTPGRHVVCVANLSPVPREDYRVGFPLHGRYVELVNTDAGEYGGSGLGNRGQVHTEPTGWDGQPASAVLTLPPLSVVWFTPG, from the coding sequence GTGAGGAAGCCGGTGGACAGAGCACAGGTGGACGCGGAGCTGCAGCGCGTGGTCGAGCTTCGCCATCCGGAGCCCCACTCCGTGCTGGGCGTCCACCCGGACGGCGACGCGGTGGTGGTGCGCGCGTACCGTCCGGACGCCGTGGCCATCCACGTGCTGCCGGAGTTCGGGGGCAAGGTGCCCATGCAGCACCGCACCGGCGGCGTCTTCGAGGCGCGCATCAACGGCCGCACGGAGCCCTTCAGCTACCTGCTGGAGGTGGAGTACCCGGGCAAGAAGGTCTTCACGCTGCGCGACCCGTACAGCTTCCTGCCCACCATCGGGGAGATGGACCTGTACTTCGCCGGCGAGGGCCGCCACGAGCGGCTCTGGGAGCGCATGGGCGCGCACCTCATCCACCACAACGGCGTGAAGGGCACGTCCTTCGCGGTGTGGGCGCCCACCGCCCGGGGCGTGTCCGTGGTGGGCGACTTCAACGGCTGGGACGGGCGCCTGCACGCCATGCGGCGCATGGGCTCCTCCGGCATCTGGGAGCTGTTCATCCCCGAGGTCGGCGAGGGCACCCGCTACAAGTTCGAGATCCGTCCCGGCCACGGCGGTGGCCCGCTGCTCAAGTCGGATCCCTTCGCCTTCCGCACGGAGACCCCGCCCGCCACCGCGTCGGTGGTGCATGACCTGCGCCGCTACAACTGGGGCGACGACGCGTGGCTGGAGGGGCGCGACCGCCGCGGAGAGGCGGCCCAGCAGCCGTGGAGCGTCTACGAGGTGCACCTGGGCAGCTGGCGCCGCGTGGTGGAGGACGGCGACCGGCCCATGACGTACCGCGAGCTGGCGCCGGAGCTGTCCCGGTACGTGAAGGAGCTGGGCTTCACGCACGTGGAGTTCCTGCCCGTGGCGGAGCACCCCTACGGCGGCTCCTGGGGCTACCAGGTGGGCGGCTACTACGCGCCCACGTCGCGCTTCGGCCACCCGGACGACTTCCGCTACCTGGTGGACTACCTCCACCAGGAGGGCATTGGCGTCATCGTGGACTGGGTGCCGGGCCACTTCCCGCGCGACAGCCATGCGCTGGGCCAGTTCGACGGCACGGCGCTCTATGAGCACGCGGATCCACGCCAGGGTTCGCAGCCGGACTGGGGCACGCTCGTCTTCAACTTCGGCCGCAACGAGGTGCGCAACTTCCTCATCGCCAACGCGCTGTTCTGGCTGGAGGAGTACCACATCGACGGGCTGCGCGTGGACGCCGTGGCCTCCATGCTCTACCTGGACTACAGCCGCAAGCAGGGCGAGTGGATCCCCAACCGCTGGGGCGGCCGCGAGAACGAAGAGGCCATCCAGTTCCTGCGTGAGCTCAACGAGACCATCCGCCGCAAGCACCCGGGCGTGGTGGTCATCGCGGAGGAGTCCACCGCGTGGCCCAAGGTGTCCCAGCCCGTCAGCGAGGGCGGCCTGGGCTTCACGTTCAAGTGGAACATGGGGTGGATGCACGACACGCTGTCGTACTTCTCCAAGGACGCGGTCTACCGGCAGTACCACCACAACCAGCTCACCTTCGGCCTGCTGTACGCGTTCAGCGAGAACTTCATGTTGCCCTTGAGCCACGACGAGGTGGTGCACGGCAAGGGCAGCCTCTACGGGCGCATGCCGGGAGACGCGTGGCAGAAGCGCGCCAACCTGCGCGCGCTGTTCGCGTGGATGTGGGCCCACCCGGGAAAGAAGCTGCTCTTCATGGGGGGTGAGTTCGGCCAGCCCGCCGAGTGGAACCACGACAAGAGCCTGGACTGGCACCTGCTCCACGATCCGGGCCACAAGGGCATCCAGAAGCTGGTGGGTGACCTGAACCGCGTGTACCGCGACCTGCCCGCGCTCTACGACTGCGACAGCGAGCCCCGGGGCTTCCAGTGGCTGCAGCCGGACGCATCCGCGGCGAACGTGCTGGCCTTCGTGCGCCGCTCGCGCACGCCCGGCCGCCACGTGGTGTGCGTGGCCAACCTGTCGCCGGTGCCGCGCGAGGATTATCGCGTGGGCTTCCCGCTCCACGGCCGTTACGTGGAGCTCGTCAACACCGACGCGGGGGAGTACGGCGGCAGCGGCCTGGGCAACCGGGGACAGGTGCACACGGAGCCCACGGGCTGGGACGGACAGCCCGCTTCCGCGGTGCTCACCCTGCCTCCGCTGTCGGTGGTGTGGTTCACGCCGGGGTAG
- a CDS encoding aldo/keto reductase → MTAAKRKLGTTGLEVFPLCLGGNVFGWTADEATSFAVLDAFVEGGGNFVDTADVYSRWIPGHVGGESETVLGRWLASRKAKDRLVVATKVGAETALGKGLTREHIEKSVDASLRRLGVERIDLYYAHYDDPNTPFEETLRAFDALVKAGKVKALGLSNHTAERAREALDTQKKLGLARYQVLQPEYNLVERAKFEGALQQVAEQEQLAVAPYFGLAAGFLTGKYQEGKPAPASPRAGNVLKKHGNARGWGVVAALKKVAERRGATPSQVALAWLTTRPTVVAPIASATSVPQLKELLGAFTLKLEADDLRELDRASAA, encoded by the coding sequence ATGACGGCAGCGAAGCGGAAGCTGGGAACGACGGGCCTGGAGGTGTTCCCCCTGTGTCTGGGCGGGAACGTCTTCGGCTGGACGGCGGACGAGGCCACCTCGTTCGCCGTGCTCGACGCCTTCGTGGAGGGCGGCGGCAACTTCGTGGACACCGCGGACGTGTACTCGCGGTGGATCCCCGGCCACGTGGGCGGCGAGTCGGAGACGGTGCTGGGCAGGTGGCTGGCCTCGCGCAAGGCGAAGGACCGCCTGGTGGTGGCCACGAAGGTCGGCGCGGAGACGGCGCTGGGCAAGGGCCTCACGCGCGAGCACATCGAGAAGAGCGTGGATGCGTCCCTGCGGCGCCTGGGCGTGGAGCGCATCGACCTGTACTACGCGCACTACGACGACCCCAACACGCCCTTCGAGGAGACGCTCCGCGCCTTCGACGCGCTGGTGAAGGCGGGCAAGGTGAAGGCCCTGGGCCTGAGCAACCACACGGCGGAGCGCGCGCGGGAGGCCCTGGACACGCAGAAGAAGCTGGGGCTCGCGCGGTACCAGGTGCTCCAGCCGGAGTACAACCTGGTGGAGCGCGCGAAGTTCGAGGGCGCGCTGCAGCAGGTGGCGGAGCAGGAGCAGTTGGCGGTGGCGCCCTACTTCGGGCTCGCCGCGGGCTTCCTCACCGGCAAGTACCAGGAGGGGAAGCCGGCGCCGGCGTCACCGCGCGCGGGCAACGTGCTCAAGAAGCACGGCAACGCGCGGGGCTGGGGCGTCGTCGCCGCGTTGAAGAAGGTGGCGGAGCGCCGCGGGGCCACGCCCTCGCAGGTGGCGCTCGCGTGGCTCACGACGCGGCCCACGGTGGTGGCGCCCATCGCCAGCGCCACGTCCGTGCCGCAGCTGAAGGAGCTGCTCGGGGCCTTCACCCTGAAGCTGGAGGCGGACGACCTGCGCGAGTTGGACCGCGCGTCGGCGGCTTGA
- a CDS encoding PilZ domain-containing protein has protein sequence MTLQMTSPIDRRAFPRIHAPLYSRPARMKLGDKKQVLDVSLGGARIYSDDLQDVGSRLDLELFLPDGSSLECTARIVWVVTLPKGGVARYEVGLSFIDMPEAVLERLKTVLVADEN, from the coding sequence GTGACACTTCAGATGACCTCTCCCATTGATCGCCGCGCGTTCCCGCGCATCCACGCGCCCCTCTACTCGCGCCCCGCGCGGATGAAGCTAGGCGACAAGAAGCAGGTGCTCGACGTCAGCCTTGGGGGCGCGCGCATCTACTCCGACGACTTGCAGGACGTGGGCTCGCGCCTGGACCTGGAGCTGTTCCTCCCGGACGGCAGCTCGCTGGAGTGCACCGCGCGCATCGTCTGGGTCGTCACGTTGCCCAAGGGGGGCGTGGCCCGCTACGAGGTGGGCCTGTCCTTCATCGACATGCCGGAAGCCGTGCTGGAGCGGCTGAAGACCGTGCTCGTCGCGGATGAGAACTGA